One genomic region from Bubalus bubalis isolate 160015118507 breed Murrah chromosome 24, NDDB_SH_1, whole genome shotgun sequence encodes:
- the CCDC78 gene encoding coiled-coil domain-containing protein 78 isoform X1 produces MEHVAAPGPPPRATENVLPRAEAWLPGVPGGAPAWATNLGTELPSDLEVCKELVDLQIKNQRLQEQHDAEIFELKTEVLWLKSRMLELELQGAQAAPAEADPRHHPALAQELGHKAGGQGHSYRRRLQVTGSAQQEAQSTDFLTPENKQQELGDGTGVQPPSPKLPAEAKRVQEQHGAQQKALETCVAALGRQLQGAWEEARTAGQRLAAQTVVLSSCRGQLHQAEAENARLQLQLKKLNEAYAIRLQHCAQTVAGYADGAGPKPTAAALRTFLETTLEDIRAAHHSREQQLARAARFYRKCLADLSRRHEELLTAHRAPGTPRAAFGAAPSDVALLPLSTVTESTHQTEDQARMEKQLQKLKAQKGSSEVSQGGTLEPQGLEAASWAQIHQNLQEFARGTQAELERERAQLLVRATMAEEQLSELQEYVDQHLGRYKQEILRLRKLVGTGDPWKVGAIPSDKPQHPRTCSH; encoded by the exons ATGGAGCATGTGGCAGCCCCAGGGCCCCCTCCTCGGGCCACTGAGAAT GTTCTGCCACGGGCCGAGGCCTGGCTGCCAGGAGTCCCTGGGGGTGCCCCAGCCTGGGCCACCAACCTTGGGACAGAGCTTCCCTCAGACCTAGAG GTCTGCAAGGAGCTGGTCGACCTGCAGATCAAAAACCAGCGCCTGCAGGAGCAGCACGATGCTGAAATCTTTGAGCTGAAGACTGAG GTCCTGTGGCTGAAGAGCCGCATGCTGGAGCTGGAACTGCAGGGAGCGCAGGCGGCCCCCGCAGAGGCTGATCCAAGGCACCACCCGGCCCTGGCACAGGAGCTTGGGCACAAGGCCGGGGGGCAGGGACACTCCTACCGTCGCAGACTCCAGGTCACCGGGAgtgcacagcaggag GCACAGTCCACAGACTTCCTGACCCCCGAGAATAAGCAACAGGAGCTGGGGGATGGCACAGGTGTGCAGCCACCCAGCCCGAAG CTGCCGGCAGAGGCAAAGCGGGTGCAGGAGCAGCACGGGGCTCAGCAGAAGGCCCTGGAGACGTGTGT GGCAGCCCTGGGCCGGCAgctgcagggagcctgggaggaGGCCAGGACAGCTGGGCAGCGACTGGCTGCACAAACCGTG gtGTTGTCTTCCTGCCGGGGCCAGCTCCACCAGGCTGAGGCAGAGAACGCCCGGCTGCAGCTGCAACTCAAGAAGCTGAACGAGGCGTATGCCATCCGACTGCAGCACTGCGCCCAAACCGTGGCC GGATACGCAGATGGCGCAGGCCCGAAGCCCACAGCCGCAGCCCTTCGGACATTCCTGGAGACCACTCTGGAGGACATTAGGGCAGCTCATCACAGCCGTGAGCAGCAGCTAGCCCGGGCTGCCCGCTTCTACCGCAAGTGCCTGGCAGATCTGAGCCGGAGGCATGAGGAGCTGCTGACCGCCCACAG AGCCCCGGGGACCCCCAGGGCTGCCTTTGGTGCGGCCCCCTCAGATGTGGCGCTGCTGCCCCTGAGCACAGTCACTGAATCCACCCACCAGACAGAGGACCAGGCCAGGATGGAGAAGCAGCTCCAGAAGCTCAAGGCCCAG AAGGGATCCAGTGAAGTCTCCCAGGGGGGCACATTAGAGCCACA GGGCCTGGAAGCTGCGTCCTGGGCCCAGATCCACCAGAATCTACAGGAGTTCGCCCGTGGCACCCAG GCAGAGCTGGAGCGGGAGCGGGCACAGCTGCTGGTCCGCGCCACGATGGCAGAGGAGCAGCTTTCTGAGCTACAGGAGTATGTGGACCAGCACCTGGGAAG GTACAAGCAGGAGATCCTGAGGCTGAGAAAGCTGGTGGGTACAGGGGACCCCTGGAAAGTGGGGGCCATACCTTCAGACAAGCCCCAGCACCCAAGGACCTGCAGCCACTAA
- the CCDC78 gene encoding coiled-coil domain-containing protein 78 isoform X3, with protein MEHVAAPGPPPRATENVLPRAEAWLPGVPGGAPAWATNLGTELPSDLEVCKELVDLQIKNQRLQEQHDAEIFELKTEVLWLKSRMLELELQGAQAAPAEADPRHHPALAQELGHKAGGQGHSYRRRLQAQSTDFLTPENKQQELGDGTGVQPPSPKLPAEAKRVQEQHGAQQKALETCVAALGRQLQGAWEEARTAGQRLAAQTVVLSSCRGQLHQAEAENARLQLQLKKLNEAYAIRLQHCAQTVAGYADGAGPKPTAAALRTFLETTLEDIRAAHHSREQQLARAARFYRKCLADLSRRHEELLTAHRAPGTPRAAFGAAPSDVALLPLSTVTESTHQTEDQARMEKQLQKLKAQKGSSEVSQGGTLEPQGLEAASWAQIHQNLQEFARGTQAELERERAQLLVRATMAEEQLSELQEYVDQHLGRYKQEILRLRKLVGTGDPWKVGAIPSDKPQHPRTCSH; from the exons ATGGAGCATGTGGCAGCCCCAGGGCCCCCTCCTCGGGCCACTGAGAAT GTTCTGCCACGGGCCGAGGCCTGGCTGCCAGGAGTCCCTGGGGGTGCCCCAGCCTGGGCCACCAACCTTGGGACAGAGCTTCCCTCAGACCTAGAG GTCTGCAAGGAGCTGGTCGACCTGCAGATCAAAAACCAGCGCCTGCAGGAGCAGCACGATGCTGAAATCTTTGAGCTGAAGACTGAG GTCCTGTGGCTGAAGAGCCGCATGCTGGAGCTGGAACTGCAGGGAGCGCAGGCGGCCCCCGCAGAGGCTGATCCAAGGCACCACCCGGCCCTGGCACAGGAGCTTGGGCACAAGGCCGGGGGGCAGGGACACTCCTACCGTCGCAGACTCCAG GCACAGTCCACAGACTTCCTGACCCCCGAGAATAAGCAACAGGAGCTGGGGGATGGCACAGGTGTGCAGCCACCCAGCCCGAAG CTGCCGGCAGAGGCAAAGCGGGTGCAGGAGCAGCACGGGGCTCAGCAGAAGGCCCTGGAGACGTGTGT GGCAGCCCTGGGCCGGCAgctgcagggagcctgggaggaGGCCAGGACAGCTGGGCAGCGACTGGCTGCACAAACCGTG gtGTTGTCTTCCTGCCGGGGCCAGCTCCACCAGGCTGAGGCAGAGAACGCCCGGCTGCAGCTGCAACTCAAGAAGCTGAACGAGGCGTATGCCATCCGACTGCAGCACTGCGCCCAAACCGTGGCC GGATACGCAGATGGCGCAGGCCCGAAGCCCACAGCCGCAGCCCTTCGGACATTCCTGGAGACCACTCTGGAGGACATTAGGGCAGCTCATCACAGCCGTGAGCAGCAGCTAGCCCGGGCTGCCCGCTTCTACCGCAAGTGCCTGGCAGATCTGAGCCGGAGGCATGAGGAGCTGCTGACCGCCCACAG AGCCCCGGGGACCCCCAGGGCTGCCTTTGGTGCGGCCCCCTCAGATGTGGCGCTGCTGCCCCTGAGCACAGTCACTGAATCCACCCACCAGACAGAGGACCAGGCCAGGATGGAGAAGCAGCTCCAGAAGCTCAAGGCCCAG AAGGGATCCAGTGAAGTCTCCCAGGGGGGCACATTAGAGCCACA GGGCCTGGAAGCTGCGTCCTGGGCCCAGATCCACCAGAATCTACAGGAGTTCGCCCGTGGCACCCAG GCAGAGCTGGAGCGGGAGCGGGCACAGCTGCTGGTCCGCGCCACGATGGCAGAGGAGCAGCTTTCTGAGCTACAGGAGTATGTGGACCAGCACCTGGGAAG GTACAAGCAGGAGATCCTGAGGCTGAGAAAGCTGGTGGGTACAGGGGACCCCTGGAAAGTGGGGGCCATACCTTCAGACAAGCCCCAGCACCCAAGGACCTGCAGCCACTAA
- the CCDC78 gene encoding coiled-coil domain-containing protein 78 isoform X11 yields MEHVAAPGPPPRATENVLPRAEAWLPGVPGGAPAWATNLGTELPSDLEVCKELVDLQIKNQRLQEQHDAEIFELKTEVLWLKSRMLELELQGAQAAPAEADPRHHPALAQELGHKAGGQGHSYRRRLQVTGSAQQEAQSTDFLTPENKQQELGDGTGVQPPSPKLPAEAKRVQEQHGAQQKALETCVAALGRQLQGAWEEARTAGQRLAAQTVVLSSCRGQLHQAEAENARLQLQLKKLNEAYAIRLQHCAQTVAGYADGAGPKPTAAALRTFLETTLEDIRAAHHSREQQLARAARFYRKCLADLSRRHEELLTAHRAPGTPRAAFGAAPSDVALLPLSTVTESTHQTEDQARMEKQLQKLKAQGPGSCVLGPDPPESTGVRPWHPGRAGAGAGTAAGPRHDGRGAAF; encoded by the exons ATGGAGCATGTGGCAGCCCCAGGGCCCCCTCCTCGGGCCACTGAGAAT GTTCTGCCACGGGCCGAGGCCTGGCTGCCAGGAGTCCCTGGGGGTGCCCCAGCCTGGGCCACCAACCTTGGGACAGAGCTTCCCTCAGACCTAGAG GTCTGCAAGGAGCTGGTCGACCTGCAGATCAAAAACCAGCGCCTGCAGGAGCAGCACGATGCTGAAATCTTTGAGCTGAAGACTGAG GTCCTGTGGCTGAAGAGCCGCATGCTGGAGCTGGAACTGCAGGGAGCGCAGGCGGCCCCCGCAGAGGCTGATCCAAGGCACCACCCGGCCCTGGCACAGGAGCTTGGGCACAAGGCCGGGGGGCAGGGACACTCCTACCGTCGCAGACTCCAGGTCACCGGGAgtgcacagcaggag GCACAGTCCACAGACTTCCTGACCCCCGAGAATAAGCAACAGGAGCTGGGGGATGGCACAGGTGTGCAGCCACCCAGCCCGAAG CTGCCGGCAGAGGCAAAGCGGGTGCAGGAGCAGCACGGGGCTCAGCAGAAGGCCCTGGAGACGTGTGT GGCAGCCCTGGGCCGGCAgctgcagggagcctgggaggaGGCCAGGACAGCTGGGCAGCGACTGGCTGCACAAACCGTG gtGTTGTCTTCCTGCCGGGGCCAGCTCCACCAGGCTGAGGCAGAGAACGCCCGGCTGCAGCTGCAACTCAAGAAGCTGAACGAGGCGTATGCCATCCGACTGCAGCACTGCGCCCAAACCGTGGCC GGATACGCAGATGGCGCAGGCCCGAAGCCCACAGCCGCAGCCCTTCGGACATTCCTGGAGACCACTCTGGAGGACATTAGGGCAGCTCATCACAGCCGTGAGCAGCAGCTAGCCCGGGCTGCCCGCTTCTACCGCAAGTGCCTGGCAGATCTGAGCCGGAGGCATGAGGAGCTGCTGACCGCCCACAG AGCCCCGGGGACCCCCAGGGCTGCCTTTGGTGCGGCCCCCTCAGATGTGGCGCTGCTGCCCCTGAGCACAGTCACTGAATCCACCCACCAGACAGAGGACCAGGCCAGGATGGAGAAGCAGCTCCAGAAGCTCAAGGCCCAG GGGCCTGGAAGCTGCGTCCTGGGCCCAGATCCACCAGAATCTACAGGAGTTCGCCCGTGGCACCCAG GCAGAGCTGGAGCGGGAGCGGGCACAGCTGCTGGTCCGCGCCACGATGGCAGAGGAGCAGCTTTCTGA
- the CCDC78 gene encoding coiled-coil domain-containing protein 78 isoform X7, which yields MEHVAAPGPPPRATENVLPRAEAWLPGVPGGAPAWATNLGTELPSDLEVCKELVDLQIKNQRLQEQHDAEIFELKTEVLWLKSRMLELELQGAQAAPAEADPRHHPALAQELGHKAGGQGHSYRRRLQVTGSAQQEAQSTDFLTPENKQQELGDGTGVQPPSPKLPAEAKRVQEQHGAQQKALETCVAALGRQLQGAWEEARTAGQRLAAQTVVLSSCRGQLHQAEAENARLQLQLKKLNEAYAIRLQHCAQTVAGYADGAGPKPTAAALRTFLETTLEDIRAAHHSREQQLARAARFYRKCLADLSRRHEELLTAHRAPGTPRAAFGAAPSDVALLPLSTVTESTHQTEDQARMEKQLQKLKAQKGSSEVSQGGTLEPQGLEAASWAQIHQNLQEFARGTQSWSGSGHSCWSAPRWQRSSFLSYRSTSRRS from the exons ATGGAGCATGTGGCAGCCCCAGGGCCCCCTCCTCGGGCCACTGAGAAT GTTCTGCCACGGGCCGAGGCCTGGCTGCCAGGAGTCCCTGGGGGTGCCCCAGCCTGGGCCACCAACCTTGGGACAGAGCTTCCCTCAGACCTAGAG GTCTGCAAGGAGCTGGTCGACCTGCAGATCAAAAACCAGCGCCTGCAGGAGCAGCACGATGCTGAAATCTTTGAGCTGAAGACTGAG GTCCTGTGGCTGAAGAGCCGCATGCTGGAGCTGGAACTGCAGGGAGCGCAGGCGGCCCCCGCAGAGGCTGATCCAAGGCACCACCCGGCCCTGGCACAGGAGCTTGGGCACAAGGCCGGGGGGCAGGGACACTCCTACCGTCGCAGACTCCAGGTCACCGGGAgtgcacagcaggag GCACAGTCCACAGACTTCCTGACCCCCGAGAATAAGCAACAGGAGCTGGGGGATGGCACAGGTGTGCAGCCACCCAGCCCGAAG CTGCCGGCAGAGGCAAAGCGGGTGCAGGAGCAGCACGGGGCTCAGCAGAAGGCCCTGGAGACGTGTGT GGCAGCCCTGGGCCGGCAgctgcagggagcctgggaggaGGCCAGGACAGCTGGGCAGCGACTGGCTGCACAAACCGTG gtGTTGTCTTCCTGCCGGGGCCAGCTCCACCAGGCTGAGGCAGAGAACGCCCGGCTGCAGCTGCAACTCAAGAAGCTGAACGAGGCGTATGCCATCCGACTGCAGCACTGCGCCCAAACCGTGGCC GGATACGCAGATGGCGCAGGCCCGAAGCCCACAGCCGCAGCCCTTCGGACATTCCTGGAGACCACTCTGGAGGACATTAGGGCAGCTCATCACAGCCGTGAGCAGCAGCTAGCCCGGGCTGCCCGCTTCTACCGCAAGTGCCTGGCAGATCTGAGCCGGAGGCATGAGGAGCTGCTGACCGCCCACAG AGCCCCGGGGACCCCCAGGGCTGCCTTTGGTGCGGCCCCCTCAGATGTGGCGCTGCTGCCCCTGAGCACAGTCACTGAATCCACCCACCAGACAGAGGACCAGGCCAGGATGGAGAAGCAGCTCCAGAAGCTCAAGGCCCAG AAGGGATCCAGTGAAGTCTCCCAGGGGGGCACATTAGAGCCACA GGGCCTGGAAGCTGCGTCCTGGGCCCAGATCCACCAGAATCTACAGGAGTTCGCCCGTGGCACCCAG AGCTGGAGCGGGAGCGGGCACAGCTGCTGGTCCGCGCCACGATGGCAGAGGAGCAGCTTTCTGAGCTACAGGA GTACAAGCAGGAGATCCTGA
- the CCDC78 gene encoding coiled-coil domain-containing protein 78 isoform X12, which yields MEHVAAPGPPPRATENVLPRAEAWLPGVPGGAPAWATNLGTELPSDLEVCKELVDLQIKNQRLQEQHDAEIFELKTEVLWLKSRMLELELQGAQAAPAEADPRHHPALAQELGHKAGGQGHSYRRRLQVTGSAQQEAQSTDFLTPENKQQELGDGTGVQPPSPKLPAEAKRVQEQHGAQQKALETCVAALGRQLQGAWEEARTAGQRLAAQTVVLSSCRGQLHQAEAENARLQLQLKKLNEAYAIRLQHCAQTVAGYADGAGPKPTAAALRTFLETTLEDIRAAHHSREQQLARAARFYRKCLADLSRRHEELLTAHRQRTRPGWRSSSRSSRPRGLEAASWAQIHQNLQEFARGTQSWSGSGHSCWSAPRWQRSSFLSYRSMWTSTWEGTSRRS from the exons ATGGAGCATGTGGCAGCCCCAGGGCCCCCTCCTCGGGCCACTGAGAAT GTTCTGCCACGGGCCGAGGCCTGGCTGCCAGGAGTCCCTGGGGGTGCCCCAGCCTGGGCCACCAACCTTGGGACAGAGCTTCCCTCAGACCTAGAG GTCTGCAAGGAGCTGGTCGACCTGCAGATCAAAAACCAGCGCCTGCAGGAGCAGCACGATGCTGAAATCTTTGAGCTGAAGACTGAG GTCCTGTGGCTGAAGAGCCGCATGCTGGAGCTGGAACTGCAGGGAGCGCAGGCGGCCCCCGCAGAGGCTGATCCAAGGCACCACCCGGCCCTGGCACAGGAGCTTGGGCACAAGGCCGGGGGGCAGGGACACTCCTACCGTCGCAGACTCCAGGTCACCGGGAgtgcacagcaggag GCACAGTCCACAGACTTCCTGACCCCCGAGAATAAGCAACAGGAGCTGGGGGATGGCACAGGTGTGCAGCCACCCAGCCCGAAG CTGCCGGCAGAGGCAAAGCGGGTGCAGGAGCAGCACGGGGCTCAGCAGAAGGCCCTGGAGACGTGTGT GGCAGCCCTGGGCCGGCAgctgcagggagcctgggaggaGGCCAGGACAGCTGGGCAGCGACTGGCTGCACAAACCGTG gtGTTGTCTTCCTGCCGGGGCCAGCTCCACCAGGCTGAGGCAGAGAACGCCCGGCTGCAGCTGCAACTCAAGAAGCTGAACGAGGCGTATGCCATCCGACTGCAGCACTGCGCCCAAACCGTGGCC GGATACGCAGATGGCGCAGGCCCGAAGCCCACAGCCGCAGCCCTTCGGACATTCCTGGAGACCACTCTGGAGGACATTAGGGCAGCTCATCACAGCCGTGAGCAGCAGCTAGCCCGGGCTGCCCGCTTCTACCGCAAGTGCCTGGCAGATCTGAGCCGGAGGCATGAGGAGCTGCTGACCGCCCACAG ACAGAGGACCAGGCCAGGATGGAGAAGCAGCTCCAGAAGCTCAAGGCCCAG GGGCCTGGAAGCTGCGTCCTGGGCCCAGATCCACCAGAATCTACAGGAGTTCGCCCGTGGCACCCAG AGCTGGAGCGGGAGCGGGCACAGCTGCTGGTCCGCGCCACGATGGCAGAGGAGCAGCTTTCTGAGCTACAGGAGTATGTGGACCAGCACCTGGGAAG GTACAAGCAGGAGATCCTGA
- the CCDC78 gene encoding coiled-coil domain-containing protein 78 isoform X5 → MEHVAAPGPPPRATENVLPRAEAWLPGVPGGAPAWATNLGTELPSDLEVCKELVDLQIKNQRLQEQHDAEIFELKTEVLWLKSRMLELELQGAQAAPAEADPRHHPALAQELGHKAGGQGHSYRRRLQVTGSAQQEAQSTDFLTPENKQQELGDGTGVQPPSPKLPAEAKRVQEQHGAQQKALETCVAALGRQLQGAWEEARTAGQRLAAQTVVLSSCRGQLHQAEAENARLQLQLKKLNEAYAIRLQHCAQTVAGYADGAGPKPTAAALRTFLETTLEDIRAAHHSREQQLARAARFYRKCLADLSRRHEELLTAHRAPGTPRAAFGAAPSDVALLPLSTVTESTHQTEDQARMEKQLQKLKAQGPGSCVLGPDPPESTGVRPWHPELERERAQLLVRATMAEEQLSELQEYVDQHLGRYKQEILRLRKLVGTGDPWKVGAIPSDKPQHPRTCSH, encoded by the exons ATGGAGCATGTGGCAGCCCCAGGGCCCCCTCCTCGGGCCACTGAGAAT GTTCTGCCACGGGCCGAGGCCTGGCTGCCAGGAGTCCCTGGGGGTGCCCCAGCCTGGGCCACCAACCTTGGGACAGAGCTTCCCTCAGACCTAGAG GTCTGCAAGGAGCTGGTCGACCTGCAGATCAAAAACCAGCGCCTGCAGGAGCAGCACGATGCTGAAATCTTTGAGCTGAAGACTGAG GTCCTGTGGCTGAAGAGCCGCATGCTGGAGCTGGAACTGCAGGGAGCGCAGGCGGCCCCCGCAGAGGCTGATCCAAGGCACCACCCGGCCCTGGCACAGGAGCTTGGGCACAAGGCCGGGGGGCAGGGACACTCCTACCGTCGCAGACTCCAGGTCACCGGGAgtgcacagcaggag GCACAGTCCACAGACTTCCTGACCCCCGAGAATAAGCAACAGGAGCTGGGGGATGGCACAGGTGTGCAGCCACCCAGCCCGAAG CTGCCGGCAGAGGCAAAGCGGGTGCAGGAGCAGCACGGGGCTCAGCAGAAGGCCCTGGAGACGTGTGT GGCAGCCCTGGGCCGGCAgctgcagggagcctgggaggaGGCCAGGACAGCTGGGCAGCGACTGGCTGCACAAACCGTG gtGTTGTCTTCCTGCCGGGGCCAGCTCCACCAGGCTGAGGCAGAGAACGCCCGGCTGCAGCTGCAACTCAAGAAGCTGAACGAGGCGTATGCCATCCGACTGCAGCACTGCGCCCAAACCGTGGCC GGATACGCAGATGGCGCAGGCCCGAAGCCCACAGCCGCAGCCCTTCGGACATTCCTGGAGACCACTCTGGAGGACATTAGGGCAGCTCATCACAGCCGTGAGCAGCAGCTAGCCCGGGCTGCCCGCTTCTACCGCAAGTGCCTGGCAGATCTGAGCCGGAGGCATGAGGAGCTGCTGACCGCCCACAG AGCCCCGGGGACCCCCAGGGCTGCCTTTGGTGCGGCCCCCTCAGATGTGGCGCTGCTGCCCCTGAGCACAGTCACTGAATCCACCCACCAGACAGAGGACCAGGCCAGGATGGAGAAGCAGCTCCAGAAGCTCAAGGCCCAG GGGCCTGGAAGCTGCGTCCTGGGCCCAGATCCACCAGAATCTACAGGAGTTCGCCCGTGGCACCCAG AGCTGGAGCGGGAGCGGGCACAGCTGCTGGTCCGCGCCACGATGGCAGAGGAGCAGCTTTCTGAGCTACAGGAGTATGTGGACCAGCACCTGGGAAG GTACAAGCAGGAGATCCTGAGGCTGAGAAAGCTGGTGGGTACAGGGGACCCCTGGAAAGTGGGGGCCATACCTTCAGACAAGCCCCAGCACCCAAGGACCTGCAGCCACTAA
- the CCDC78 gene encoding coiled-coil domain-containing protein 78 isoform X13, producing MEHVAAPGPPPRATENVLPRAEAWLPGVPGGAPAWATNLGTELPSDLEVCKELVDLQIKNQRLQEQHDAEIFELKTEVLWLKSRMLELELQGAQAAPAEADPRHHPALAQELGHKAGGQGHSYRRRLQVTGSAQQEAQSTDFLTPENKQQELGDGTGVQPPSPKLPAEAKRVQEQHGAQQKALETCVAALGRQLQGAWEEARTAGQRLAAQTVVLSSCRGQLHQAEAENARLQLQLKKLNEAYAIRLQHCAQTVAGYADGAGPKPTAAALRTFLETTLEDIRAAHHSREQQLARAARFYRKCLADLSRRHEELLTAHRGLEAASWAQIHQNLQEFARGTQSWSGSGHSCWSAPRWQRSSFLSYRSMWTSTWEGTSRRS from the exons ATGGAGCATGTGGCAGCCCCAGGGCCCCCTCCTCGGGCCACTGAGAAT GTTCTGCCACGGGCCGAGGCCTGGCTGCCAGGAGTCCCTGGGGGTGCCCCAGCCTGGGCCACCAACCTTGGGACAGAGCTTCCCTCAGACCTAGAG GTCTGCAAGGAGCTGGTCGACCTGCAGATCAAAAACCAGCGCCTGCAGGAGCAGCACGATGCTGAAATCTTTGAGCTGAAGACTGAG GTCCTGTGGCTGAAGAGCCGCATGCTGGAGCTGGAACTGCAGGGAGCGCAGGCGGCCCCCGCAGAGGCTGATCCAAGGCACCACCCGGCCCTGGCACAGGAGCTTGGGCACAAGGCCGGGGGGCAGGGACACTCCTACCGTCGCAGACTCCAGGTCACCGGGAgtgcacagcaggag GCACAGTCCACAGACTTCCTGACCCCCGAGAATAAGCAACAGGAGCTGGGGGATGGCACAGGTGTGCAGCCACCCAGCCCGAAG CTGCCGGCAGAGGCAAAGCGGGTGCAGGAGCAGCACGGGGCTCAGCAGAAGGCCCTGGAGACGTGTGT GGCAGCCCTGGGCCGGCAgctgcagggagcctgggaggaGGCCAGGACAGCTGGGCAGCGACTGGCTGCACAAACCGTG gtGTTGTCTTCCTGCCGGGGCCAGCTCCACCAGGCTGAGGCAGAGAACGCCCGGCTGCAGCTGCAACTCAAGAAGCTGAACGAGGCGTATGCCATCCGACTGCAGCACTGCGCCCAAACCGTGGCC GGATACGCAGATGGCGCAGGCCCGAAGCCCACAGCCGCAGCCCTTCGGACATTCCTGGAGACCACTCTGGAGGACATTAGGGCAGCTCATCACAGCCGTGAGCAGCAGCTAGCCCGGGCTGCCCGCTTCTACCGCAAGTGCCTGGCAGATCTGAGCCGGAGGCATGAGGAGCTGCTGACCGCCCACAG GGGCCTGGAAGCTGCGTCCTGGGCCCAGATCCACCAGAATCTACAGGAGTTCGCCCGTGGCACCCAG AGCTGGAGCGGGAGCGGGCACAGCTGCTGGTCCGCGCCACGATGGCAGAGGAGCAGCTTTCTGAGCTACAGGAGTATGTGGACCAGCACCTGGGAAG GTACAAGCAGGAGATCCTGA
- the CCDC78 gene encoding coiled-coil domain-containing protein 78 isoform X2, translating to MEHVAAPGPPPRATENVLPRAEAWLPGVPGGAPAWATNLGTELPSDLEVCKELVDLQIKNQRLQEQHDAEIFELKTEVLWLKSRMLELELQGAQAAPAEADPRHHPALAQELGHKAGGQGHSYRRRLQVTGSAQQEAQSTDFLTPENKQQELGDGTGVQPPSPKLPAEAKRVQEQHGAQQKALETCVAALGRQLQGAWEEARTAGQRLAAQTVLSSCRGQLHQAEAENARLQLQLKKLNEAYAIRLQHCAQTVAGYADGAGPKPTAAALRTFLETTLEDIRAAHHSREQQLARAARFYRKCLADLSRRHEELLTAHRAPGTPRAAFGAAPSDVALLPLSTVTESTHQTEDQARMEKQLQKLKAQKGSSEVSQGGTLEPQGLEAASWAQIHQNLQEFARGTQAELERERAQLLVRATMAEEQLSELQEYVDQHLGRYKQEILRLRKLVGTGDPWKVGAIPSDKPQHPRTCSH from the exons ATGGAGCATGTGGCAGCCCCAGGGCCCCCTCCTCGGGCCACTGAGAAT GTTCTGCCACGGGCCGAGGCCTGGCTGCCAGGAGTCCCTGGGGGTGCCCCAGCCTGGGCCACCAACCTTGGGACAGAGCTTCCCTCAGACCTAGAG GTCTGCAAGGAGCTGGTCGACCTGCAGATCAAAAACCAGCGCCTGCAGGAGCAGCACGATGCTGAAATCTTTGAGCTGAAGACTGAG GTCCTGTGGCTGAAGAGCCGCATGCTGGAGCTGGAACTGCAGGGAGCGCAGGCGGCCCCCGCAGAGGCTGATCCAAGGCACCACCCGGCCCTGGCACAGGAGCTTGGGCACAAGGCCGGGGGGCAGGGACACTCCTACCGTCGCAGACTCCAGGTCACCGGGAgtgcacagcaggag GCACAGTCCACAGACTTCCTGACCCCCGAGAATAAGCAACAGGAGCTGGGGGATGGCACAGGTGTGCAGCCACCCAGCCCGAAG CTGCCGGCAGAGGCAAAGCGGGTGCAGGAGCAGCACGGGGCTCAGCAGAAGGCCCTGGAGACGTGTGT GGCAGCCCTGGGCCGGCAgctgcagggagcctgggaggaGGCCAGGACAGCTGGGCAGCGACTGGCTGCACAAACC gtGTTGTCTTCCTGCCGGGGCCAGCTCCACCAGGCTGAGGCAGAGAACGCCCGGCTGCAGCTGCAACTCAAGAAGCTGAACGAGGCGTATGCCATCCGACTGCAGCACTGCGCCCAAACCGTGGCC GGATACGCAGATGGCGCAGGCCCGAAGCCCACAGCCGCAGCCCTTCGGACATTCCTGGAGACCACTCTGGAGGACATTAGGGCAGCTCATCACAGCCGTGAGCAGCAGCTAGCCCGGGCTGCCCGCTTCTACCGCAAGTGCCTGGCAGATCTGAGCCGGAGGCATGAGGAGCTGCTGACCGCCCACAG AGCCCCGGGGACCCCCAGGGCTGCCTTTGGTGCGGCCCCCTCAGATGTGGCGCTGCTGCCCCTGAGCACAGTCACTGAATCCACCCACCAGACAGAGGACCAGGCCAGGATGGAGAAGCAGCTCCAGAAGCTCAAGGCCCAG AAGGGATCCAGTGAAGTCTCCCAGGGGGGCACATTAGAGCCACA GGGCCTGGAAGCTGCGTCCTGGGCCCAGATCCACCAGAATCTACAGGAGTTCGCCCGTGGCACCCAG GCAGAGCTGGAGCGGGAGCGGGCACAGCTGCTGGTCCGCGCCACGATGGCAGAGGAGCAGCTTTCTGAGCTACAGGAGTATGTGGACCAGCACCTGGGAAG GTACAAGCAGGAGATCCTGAGGCTGAGAAAGCTGGTGGGTACAGGGGACCCCTGGAAAGTGGGGGCCATACCTTCAGACAAGCCCCAGCACCCAAGGACCTGCAGCCACTAA